One Neovison vison isolate M4711 chromosome 2, ASM_NN_V1, whole genome shotgun sequence genomic window carries:
- the XKR8 gene encoding XK-related protein 8 yields the protein MPWLPRAALLWDVVLGFLGTAAFLIDLGADLWAAGQYVLSGRYLWAALVLALLGLASVALQLFSWVWLRADPAGLHEPQPPGRCLALLHLVQLGYLYRCVQGLQQGLLVWQQEASSEFDLAYADFLTMDISMLRLFETFLETTPQLTLVLAIVLQSGRAEPYQWVSICTSFMGISWALLDYHRALRTCLPSKSPLGLGSSVVYFLWNLLLLWPRVLAVALFSALFPYSVALHFLGLWLVLLLWVWLQGTDFMPDARSEWLYRATVATILYFSWFNVAEGHTRGRATIHLVFLLSDSILVAVTWSTHTNWLPSGIPLHVLLPASGLCFLLGLALRLAYYRWLHPSCRWEPDRVDGTRGFRSLEGLQLPHNSRMTRLAQNFFPRVREEEAALPRKEEVNGVL from the exons ATGCCTTGGTTACCCCGCGCCGCGCTCCTCTGGGACGTGGTCCTGGGCTTTTTGGGCACCGCCGCCTTCCTGATCGACCTGGGCGCCGACCTGTGGGCCGCGGGCCAGTATGTGCTCAGCGGCCGCTACCTGTGGGCCGCGCTGGTGCTGGCGCTGCTGGGCCTCGCCTCGGTCGCACTGCAGCTCTTCAGCTGGGTTTGGCTGCGCGCCGACCCCGCCGGCTTGCACGAGCCGCAGCCCCCGGGCCGCTGCCTGGCGCTGCTGCACCTCGTGCAGCTGGGCTACCTGTACAG GTGCGTGCAGGGGCTGCAGCAGGGGCTCCTGGTGTGGCAGCAGGAGGCGTCCTCTGAATTTGACCTGGCTTATGCCGACTTCCTGACCATGGACATCAGCATGCTGCGGCTCTTCGAGACCTTCTTGGAGACGACGCCACAGCTCACGCTGGTGCTGGCCATCGTGTTGCAGAGCGGCCGGGCCGAGCCCTACCAGT GGGTCAGCATTTGCACGTCCTTTATGGGCATCTCGTGGGCGCTGCTTGACTACCACCGGGCCTTGcgcacctgcctcccctccaaatCGCCCCTGGGGCTGGGCTCCTCTGTGGTCTACTTCCTGTGGAACCTGCTGCTGCTGTGGCCCCGGGTCCTGGCCGTGGCCCTCTTCTCCGCTCTCTTCCCCTACTCTGTGGCCCTGCACTTCCTGGGCCTGTGGCTGGTGCTGCTCCTGTGGGTCTGGCTGCAGGGCACGGACTTCATGCCAGATGCCCGCTCTGAGTGGCTGTACCGGGCCACCGTGGCCACCATTCTCTATTTCTCCTGGTTCAACGTGGCCGAGGGCCATACCCGGGGCCGCGCCACCATCCACCTGGTGTTCCTCCTGAGCGACAGCATCCTCGTGGCAGTCACCTGGTCGACTCACACCAACTGGCTGCCCAGCGGGATCCCATTGCACGTGTTGCTGCCCGCGAGCGgcctctgcttccttctgggCCTGGCTCTGCGGCTCGCCTACTACCGCTGGCTGCACCCGAGCTGCCGCTGGGAGCCTGACCGGGTGGATGGGACCCGGGGCTTCCGCTCCCTCGAGGGCCTTCAGCTGCCTCACAACAGCCGCATGACCCGGTTGGCGCAGAACTTCTTCCCTAGGGttagggaggaggaggctgcttTGCCACGGAAAGAAGAGGTGAATGGGGTCCTTTGA
- the SMPDL3B gene encoding acid sphingomyelinase-like phosphodiesterase 3b, whose amino-acid sequence MRLLKLLLFLVPWGVARAEPGKFWHISDLHLDPDYKVSEDPLQVCPSAGSQPVPNAGPWGNYLCDSPWALINSSIYAMKEIERKPDFILWTGDDTPHVPNERLGEAAVLGIVERLTRLIREVFPDTKVYAALGNHDFHPKNQFPAGSNNIYNQVAELWRPWLSNESIALFKEGAFYSEKLPGLSGAGRIVVLNTNLYYSNNEQTAGMADPAQQFQWLEDVLTRASRAKEMVYIIGHVPPGFFEKTRNKAWFREGFNEEYLKVIRKHHRVIAGQFFGHHHTDSFRMFYDDAGAPISVLFLTPGVTPWKTTLPGVVNGANNPGIRVFEYDRATLSLQDVVTYFVNLSQANAQGTPLWELEYRLTKAYGVPDAGARSMHAALGRIASDPGALQRYYVYNSVGYDREACDQACRAEHVCALREVAFDAYAACLRAPGAAPAPAPGLALLLAALLGLRALLAP is encoded by the exons GGAAATTCTGGCACATCTCTGACCTGCACCTTGACCCTGACTACAAGGTATCTGAAGACCCCCTCCAGGTGTGCCCATCAGCTGGCTCCCAGCCAGTGCCCAACGCAGGCCCCTGGGGCAACTACCTCTGCGACTCTCCCTGGGCCCTCATCAACTCCTCCATCTACGCCATGAAGGAGATCGAGCGAAAGCCAGACTTCATCCTCTGGACCGG TGATGACACACCTCATGTGCCCAATGAGAGGCTGGGAGAAGCCGCTGTGCTGGGAATCGTGGAGCGCCTGACCAGGCTCATCAGAGAGGTCTTTCCAG ATACCAAAGTCTACGCTGCTCTGGGAAATCATGACTTTCATCCCAAAAATCAGTTCCCAGCAGGGAGTAACAACATCTACAATCAGGTCGCAGAGCTGTGGAGACCCTGGCTCAGTAACGAATCCATCGCTCTCTTCAAAGAAG GTGCCTTCTATTCTGAGAAGTTGCCGGGCCTGAGTGGGGCCGGGCGGATCGTGGTCCTCAACACGAACCTGTACTACAGCAACAATGAGCAGACGGCTGGCATGGCAGACCCCGCGCAGCAGTTCCAGTGGCTGGAAGACGTGCTGACCCGTGCATCCCGAGCTAAGGAGATG GTGTACATAATTGGCCACGTGCCCCCGGGCTTCTTCGAGAAGACACGGAACAAAGCGTGGTTCCGGGAGGGCTTTAACGAGGAGTACCTGAAGGTGATCCGGAAGCACCATCGAGTCATCGCAGGGCAGTTCTTCGGCCATCACCACACCGACAGCTTCCGGATGTTCTACGATGATGCAG GTGCCCCCATCAGTGTCCTGTTCCTTACCCCTGGAGTCACCCCGTGGAAAACCACCTTACCTGGAGTGGTCAATGGGGCCAACAATCCCGGCATCCGGGTATTTGAATATGACCGAGCCACACTGAGCCTGCAG GACGTTGTGACCTACTTCGTGAACCTGAGCCAGGCGAACGCGCAGGGGACTCCACTCTGGGAGCTCGAGTACCGGCTGACCAAGGCCTACGGGGTGCCCGACGCAGGCGCCCGCTCCATGCACGCGGCGCTGGGCCGCATCGCCAGCGATCCCGGGGCGCTGCAGCGCTACTACGTCTACAACTCGGTTGGCTACGACCGCGAGGCCTGCGACCAGGCCTGCCGCGCCGAGCACGTGTGCGCGCTGCGCGAAGTAGCCTTCGACGCATACGCCGCCTGCCTGCGCGCCCCCGgcgccgcgcccgcgcccgcgcccgggCTCGCGCTCCTGCTGGCGGCGCTGCTGGGCCTGCGCGCGCTGCTCGCGCCCTGA